In Bacteroidota bacterium, the following proteins share a genomic window:
- a CDS encoding YjjG family noncanonical pyrimidine nucleotidase: MDLFRRKYKNIYFDLDRTLWDYESNARITLNDIYDGLGFDKEISEFDLFYRTFQKHNEQLWAAYARGDIKKPVLCTKRFELTLAEFGLKNDALTEKISEDYIRQIPNHKNLLPYAYEILTYLKEKKYRLFILTNGFNETQFSKIRNSHIEGFFEKIITSDIAKSQKPNSGIFEYALNSVNAKKSESLMVGDDFNADIVGSHNFGIDQVFYNQKDQQFKPIFTYEISSLRELKGIL, translated from the coding sequence ATGGATTTATTTAGAAGAAAGTACAAGAATATTTATTTTGACCTTGACCGGACATTGTGGGATTACGAGTCAAATGCCCGGATAACGCTCAATGACATCTATGACGGGCTTGGTTTTGACAAGGAAATTTCGGAGTTTGATTTGTTCTACAGGACTTTTCAGAAACATAATGAGCAGTTATGGGCTGCATATGCCAGAGGGGATATTAAAAAACCTGTACTTTGCACCAAGCGTTTTGAACTGACATTGGCAGAATTTGGATTAAAAAACGATGCCCTAACCGAGAAAATCAGCGAGGATTATATCCGCCAGATCCCTAACCATAAAAATTTGCTCCCTTATGCCTATGAAATTCTTACTTACCTGAAGGAAAAGAAATATCGTTTGTTCATTCTGACCAACGGATTTAATGAAACTCAATTTTCGAAGATCAGAAACAGTCATATTGAAGGCTTTTTTGAGAAGATCATAACCTCAGATATCGCTAAAAGCCAAAAGCCCAATTCCGGAATTTTTGAATATGCACTTAATTCTGTTAACGCCAAAAAGAGCGAAAGCCTGATGGTGGGTGATGATTTTAATGCGGATATTGTCGGATCCCATAATTTTGGGATTGATCAGGTGTTTTATAATCAAAAAGATCAGCAATTTAAGCCCATTTTCACCTATGAAATTTCTTCGCTCAGGGAGCTTAAGGGTATACTTTGA